The sequence TGCTGCTGGCGGAGTTCGACCAGAACGGTTCCGACTGGCTCTTCGAGCTCGATGGGGACTTCATCATCACCGAGCACTCGGCGCGCTTCGCCGAGGTGAGTGCCGCGCGCGATGGCTCGCTCATCGGGCGCCCCTTCCTCGAGCTGCTCGACGCCGTCAGCCGCCATCGCCTGGGCGAGCGGCTGGCGTCGGGGAAGCCGTTCCGCGACCTCGAGGTGGCGGCCATCGTGGCCGGCGAGACGCGCTGGTGGTCGATCGGCGCCTCGCCGATCCACGATGACCAACGAGCGATTGCCGGTTGGCGTGGCGTGGGATCGGACAGCACGGACGTGCGCCGGGCGCGTGAGGAGATTGCGTGGATGGCGCAGACCGACATCCTCACCGGGCTGCGCAATCGCTCGGCCTTCCGCGCGCGGGCGGCCGAGGCGCTGCTCGAGTCACGGCGTCGCGGCGAGGCAATGGCGATTGCCTGCGTGGATCTCGATCACTTCAAGACGGTGAACGACACGCTGGGGCACCCGGCGGGCGACGACCTCCTGCGCGAGGTCGCCGCCGAGCTGCGCGCCATCGAAGGGGCGACGATCGCTGTCGGTCGTTTGGGTGGCGACGAGTTCGGGATCCTCTACTGGGGAACCGCCACGGCGCAGGAGGTCCAGGCGCACGCCGAGGGGGTCATCGCGCGCGTGGCGCGTGCCTACACCATCCAGGGGACGCGCGTCACGGTGGGGGCGTCGGTCGGCATCGCCTTTGGTCCCGAGGACGGCGACACCGTCGACACCCTGATCCGCAACGCGGACCTCGCGCTGTACCGGTCAAAGGACAACGGGCGCGGGACGGCGACGCGCTATTCGTCGCTCATGCTGGCCGAAGCGGAGGAGTTGCGTACGATCAAGGAGGACCTCACGCTCGCCCTCGTGCGTGACGAGTTCCTCCTGCACTACCATCCCATCATCGACCTGGTCACGGGGCACACGGTGGCGTTCGAGGCGCTGGTGCGGTGGCAGCACCCCACGCGTGGACTCCTCGCCCCCGACGCTTTCGTCCCCATCGCCGAGTCGTCGGGGCTCATTGCGCCGTTAGGCGACTGGATCGTGCGCGAGGCCTGCCTGCAGGCGGCGCAGTGGCCCGCGCACTTGCACGTGGCGGTGAACCTCTCGCCGGCGCAGCTGGGGCGCCCATCGCTCCTGGCGACCGTGCGCGACGCCCTCCAGGGCTCGGGCCTCGCGGCACACCGCCTGGAGTTCGAGATCACCGAGGCGCTCTTCCTCTCGCACGACGCGGGGACCATCAAGCTGCTGACGGACATGCGCGCCCTGGGCATCGGGATCGCGCTGGACGACTTCGGCACCGGCTTCTCGTCGCTCAACCACCTCACGACGTATCCGGTGACGAAGATCAAGATCGACCGATCGTTCGTGGCCGGCGGCGCCTCGATCGAGCACCGCGGGGCGATCATCGAGGCGGTGACGCTGATGGCCAAGCGGCTCGGCTGCATCACGACGGCCGAGGGCGTGGAATCGGGCGGCGCCCTGGCGTGGATCTCCTCGTTAGGCTGCACGCAGGCCCAGGGCTACCTGTTCGCCAGGCCAATGCCCGCCGAGGACATCGCCGACTTCCTGCGCCGAGGGCGCCTCACCCCGCCAGGACAGGCGGCGGTGGAACAGGTGGGCATGGCACTGGAAGGCGACCGCGACTTCGACACGTCGGCGCGCATCGATTTGTAGGGAGAAGGCACGGTAGCCGCTGTCCCGACGAGACAGAGCGACCCCCCCATCGCAGTCCTCCGTGCCCCTCCGTGTCTCCGTGCGTCCCCCGTGTTCAAATCCCCCGCACGCCACCGCCGGCCATGTGACGGCCACGTGACGCAACCTCGTAGCGTTGCTGGCGCCGAAAGCCGGCGCGCTTGTGTTTCAACACGGAGGATGCACGGAGGCACGGAGGGCACGGCAATGACTGAACGTGTGATGTGGAAGGAAACTCGTCCCGTGATCGAGGCGGCCATGAAGGTGCATTCGATCCTCGGGCCGGGTCTTCTGGAGGCGACCTATCTGGCATGCCTCGAGCATGAACTGCGGCGACGTGGCCTCTCCGCGCGATCCCAGGTTCCGATTCCTGTTCGCTACGATGGGATGCTTCTCGACATTGGCTACCGCGTCGACTTACTCGTCGAGGAAAGTATCGTCGTCGAGGTGAAGAGCGTCGCCAAGCTCATCCCCATCCACGAAGCGCAGCTGCTCACCTACTTGCGCCTGTCGCGGTACCGCATTGGCCTCCTCATCAACTTCCACACCGCTCACCTGCGCGATGGGATTCGGCGCATGGTGAACGGGTGGGAGTCGCAGGCGATAGTTCGTTAGGCTACCCCTTCGCGAAGAACCAGCTCTCGAACACCCCGCCCGGCCATGGCGGGAAGCCGGTCTGGAGGATGAATTCCGGCGTGGACGACATGGGCTTCTTGTTCACGTCGAGCAGGTAGCTGCAATGCACGCGGATGAGATAGCGCCCGGTCGCGCCCTTCATGATGCGCATCATGTCCGCCGCCGCGTGTATCGACGACCAGCGCACGATACGCGCCGAGTA is a genomic window of Gemmatimonadaceae bacterium containing:
- a CDS encoding EAL domain-containing protein yields the protein MTVLTPGTPIDAIDTPDRLPNEDTAARIRAAQLHEIFRFTPLTMLVNVVNAGLVANTIADQVSHRAIALWMTAVLAVVVLGSRAWYEGKRRAPRARASQRAFRRAAMHAGVLAALWAFVAMAWFPLVDAEAQLVLGTVVTGMLCAGGFVLATVPPASGSYITVLSLGAFGALALSHTPYRLPMMGLLLGYGAVVYVSARATSRIFVDRLLAEFDLRERGQVIDLLLAEFDQNGSDWLFELDGDFIITEHSARFAEVSAARDGSLIGRPFLELLDAVSRHRLGERLASGKPFRDLEVAAIVAGETRWWSIGASPIHDDQRAIAGWRGVGSDSTDVRRAREEIAWMAQTDILTGLRNRSAFRARAAEALLESRRRGEAMAIACVDLDHFKTVNDTLGHPAGDDLLREVAAELRAIEGATIAVGRLGGDEFGILYWGTATAQEVQAHAEGVIARVARAYTIQGTRVTVGASVGIAFGPEDGDTVDTLIRNADLALYRSKDNGRGTATRYSSLMLAEAEELRTIKEDLTLALVRDEFLLHYHPIIDLVTGHTVAFEALVRWQHPTRGLLAPDAFVPIAESSGLIAPLGDWIVREACLQAAQWPAHLHVAVNLSPAQLGRPSLLATVRDALQGSGLAAHRLEFEITEALFLSHDAGTIKLLTDMRALGIGIALDDFGTGFSSLNHLTTYPVTKIKIDRSFVAGGASIEHRGAIIEAVTLMAKRLGCITTAEGVESGGALAWISSLGCTQAQGYLFARPMPAEDIADFLRRGRLTPPGQAAVEQVGMALEGDRDFDTSARIDL
- a CDS encoding GxxExxY protein, which gives rise to MTERVMWKETRPVIEAAMKVHSILGPGLLEATYLACLEHELRRRGLSARSQVPIPVRYDGMLLDIGYRVDLLVEESIVVEVKSVAKLIPIHEAQLLTYLRLSRYRIGLLINFHTAHLRDGIRRMVNGWESQAIVR